The sequence TggatgtgctataccagctgttgtttTAGACAGAGAATTAAAAGGTTACACAGCCCATCACTCATAGAATAACAAGTTATGGGCTGTGTAACcttttgatgatgatgaaataaatttcatcatcattatcatcatcatttaatttttgtgtcgcctatctggccgaagtcactctaggcgacgtacacaattaaattccagtaaaattacaatttaaaatacagagcaaatacaatacagcatcataaaacagtgtataaacaacgggcattcagtaatattgataaagattagcccaccccggaggtcccgaaagcctgttcaaaaagccaagtttttaatgctcggcgaaatgcatccagggagggggcatgtcgaagatcgaacgggagggagttccagagagtgggggccgccactgagaatgccctctccctagttcccaccaacctagctgtttttgttggtggtactgagagaaggccctgcatggctgatctggtcaggcggcttaattggtggtactggaggtgttccttcaggtaaactgggccgagaccatatagggatttaaaggttaataccaacaccttgaattgggcccggaaaacaactggaagccagtgtagatgaactaacaccggcgtaatgtggtcacggcggcggctatttgtgagcagacgagccgacgcattttgtaccagctgtaatttccggaccattttcaagggtaaccccatgtagagcgcattgcagtagtccaatcgagaggtgaccagggcatgtactaccagtgggagctgatgaatagggaggtagggttgcagcctctggatAAGACGTAGTTGATACATATTCAAACCAGCAATGGGTCAAGAAATGCGTTAGGATGGGAGGACTAGATCAAACTGGTTTGTCATCATATTCTAAGAATGAAACAAAGACCACTAAGCTGGGCTGGGTGGGCAGGATTATGCAATAATAATTGCATTTTCAAATTAGGAGTCAAGCGCAGCCTAGAAATTTCATTTAGATTTTGCTGTCTTGTATTACTCAACTACTCTCCGTTCTTGATAAACTTTGTTTCAGATTACCTTACATCAACAGAAAAGATTGTGCAATTATCAGGTGGGGAATGGAAGTATGCTGGCCTACTTTGGGAAAGTGATTCTTTAGAGATAGCAATCCTTTATCTAATCCTTGTGCATCTTTGAAGGCTCTAGGTTTATTGCAGGCAGTGCTGTGGTTCCCTAGGGAACAGAAGAGAAATTGGCAGATCCATGATAGAAGCGTGCTTGTGACTTGAAGTGGCTTTGGTCAGAATCCTCTTGCCCAAATGAAACCAAATAGGCACTcactggggatggaaagatctgtcagttttgcttctctcagtttctcattattccaattgtaaattcagttttccacatttctgcagcaatttgcaatcttttttttaatcctcatgagaattctccagcattgtagtgctaatttatcctaataaatacatttttgtaggcagttttgacaaacgtccacttttttgcaagccatttctcatcatataatgcatttctgcatgttatattcactcatatattcatttttatctaaattgtctaatacatgcatttttgtaaacattggttgatgaattgcattgcaaaattcaaataagtgcaaattttgaaggatggctgtgtttcagttttcatgttgtttcagaaagtgtgaatctgataaaTTCAACTTGAAAtataaactgaattgaaattctcacccatccctagctctcACATATGCTGGTTACAGGAAAGATTCAGGTACCAAAGGATCTAGAGTGGAAAGACTAGGTTGGCTCCACAACATATCCAGCAAACATTCTGCTACAGAAAAAGTGTTGATTAGATATCTTCATTAGTATATCTGCATTTCTAAACAACTGTGCATATGTATATGGGAAGCTTTGCCCAATCAGTTTTCCTACATGCATATATTTGAGCTTTAAAGTTACAAGTATGTCATCTACACTGTAAGGGTTTACTGTAGAATATATATACAGCAACCATGATTAACACACAATGTTTTCAGACTGTTTTAAAGGGGAAAGATCCAAAGGTAGGGGCAGCCACGGGATGTGAGCAGGAAGGGTGGATAATGAAGTAAAGACTTGATGATGTAGTTGAAAGAATGCAAATGGTTAAGTGATGGGTAGAAGAAGAACTCTCATGGAAAGAGAATAGAAACAATGAACCAGCTATAAAAATGGTAGATGCTGATCAAAATATTCTCAGAGGTTTGAAATAAACACACAATTTCCAAAACCAGTTTGTATCTAGCCACTACATATTTTATCAAAAAAGATAATATGAGAAGAAATGGATAACAGATGCCCCCTATTATGAAGCAAAAAGCATCTCCAATGTCATGGCAACCTGGTTTAATTTTGCTGGTGCAtagagtaattaaaaaaactgatCTTTCTCACCTGTTCCCTTGATTCTTTTTCCACCACCTGCTCAGgaatatcttgggaaccagaagGCATCCTGTGGTTCACAGGGATGTTTGGGTCCCCCACAGAAAAAACAGGAATGAGGGGCCTGAGAAATCTGAACTCACTGCTTAAGGACCCACCAGTTAAGCAAACATCATAGTGGTAACTCCTGGAAAGTGACCCACTCTGAGAATCGGTGCAGTTTTCTGGAATATCAGGCCTGGCAGGTGGGAAGTGAGGAGGTGCGGCAATAAAACTTCCCCTGGGATCCTTCTTGTAGATCTTGATGACAATAAATGAAACAATGCAAACTAGGAACACAAAGGAGACTGCAGCCAGGCAGATCACCAAAGACAAGGTCAAGGTCCCATCTTCTTCGTGTTCTTGGTTACTAACCTCCACAGCCTTCATGTAAGGATCTGAAAAGCCATCCACTGGAAGGACATTGAGCATTGCAGTGCTGGTCTGGGGAGGGAGCCCATTGTCTCGCACCACTATCATGAGTCTCTGCTTGCTTGTGTCTCGCTCATTCAGGGGCCTCCTGGTTCTCACTTCTCCATTCTGGGCTCCTATACTGAATAGGCCAGGGTCTGTGGCCTTCAGCAACTCATAGGAAAGCCAGGAGTTCTGACCAGAATCTCCATCCACAGCCACCACCTTGGTCACCAGGTAACCGGCCTCTGCTGACTTGGGGACCAGCTCATTGCAGGGCGATGTACTGTTCTGAAGGGGGTAGAGGAAGAAGGGGGCGTTATCGTTTTCATCTGTGACAACAAATTCGACAATAACTTCTGAACTCAAGGGAGGAGACCCGCCATCTGTAGCCCTCACTGTCACTTTGAAATCCATAATCTGCTCGTAATCCAGAGATCTGAGGGCATACAAATTTCCAGTTTTAGAGTTGACCGAGATGTAAGAGGCCACAGGACTATCAGCAATCTTCCCGGGCAAAAGTGAGTAGGTGAGTTTGGCATTCCGTTCCATGTCCAGATCAGCAGCATGGACTGAGCCAATTAGCAATCCAGGGATATTATTTTCCTGTATCGGCATTTCAAATGAAGACTTTTCAAATACTGGAGGGTTGTCATTGACATCCGAGATCTGAACATTAATAATTCTTGTTAAAGTGAGCCTGGGAGAGCCCCGATCAATGGCTGTGATGGTGATATTATATTTAGCAACTTTCTCTCTGTCCAGCGGAGCTTGGACCACAAGCTGGTAATAGTTATCCATAGTGGGTTTTAACACAAAGGGAAGATTTATGTCCACTGAGCACAAAGTTTTTCCGTTGTCTCCAGAGTCTCTGTCTGTGACACTAAAGAGGGCCACCACTGTGTCCAGGGGAGAATCTTCTTGTATGGTGTTGGTGCTGGATATGATTGACACTTCTGGGGCATTGTCATTCACATCCTCAACCTCTACCTGGACCTTGCAGTGCCCTGAAAGACCCCCTCCATCTGTTGCCCTGATATTTATGTCATAATTGATTTCTTCTTCATAATCAACATGCCCCCAAACTGTGACTTCCCCAGTGATTTCATTTATATGAAACAAATGGTATATTTTTTCAGGCACCCGGTGGAATGAGTAGGTAATCTGCGCATTTGAACCAGAATCCAAATCTGTGGCTTCCACTTTGGCGACCAGAGTGTCCTGTGGACTGTTTTCTTTTAACCTTACTTTATATTCAGACTGAGTAAACTGAGGGGAATTATCATTGATGTCCAAAACATTAATACTTATTCGAACTGCACCCATTCTCTGTGGGACCCCTCCATCCAAAGCCATGAGAGTCAATTCAAAATGTGGGTCTTTCTCCCTGTCTAGTGGTTTCTTTAGTACAAGATCCACATACTTGCTCCCACTCTCATTGTTTGTAACATCAAGCTGGAAATGCTCGTTGGAACTGAGGGTGTAGTTTTGGATGCTATTTTTCCCTAGGTCCTCATCTTGCGCAGATTCCAAGGGGAAATGCATATTTGTAGAAACTATTTCAGGAATGTCCAGTTCAAATTCATTTTTAGAGAATTTGGGAGTGTTGTCATTCACATCTACTATCTCAATTACAATACTGTAGAGCTCTAAGGGATTTTCCAGCACAATCTGGGAGAGAAGTAAGCAAGGTTCAGTCTGGCCACATAAAGCCTCTCGGTCTATTTTATCATTTATCAACAGATTCCCAGAGTGGGTATCAAGGCGGAAATACTGCTTAGTGCTTTTGGACACTAGCTGGGCTCTGCGAGCAGACAGCTCCCCTGTTCCCAGTTTCAAGTCCTTCAATACATTAGCCACCAAAGAcccacttttcttttcttcaGGCACAGAATAGTGAATTGAAACACATAATGCTCCAGGAAGacagaggaaaagaaaaagatacAGACCTTGTTTCCTCCCGAAGTAGTCTCCCATGGTTTAAGACTGTCTCTGTTCAATTTTATGCCAAAATATGAAGTCTCTGACTTCTTTGCTGATGGAGAAATAAATATGGTGCTGCAATGTTGATGGCTTTGCTGCTCTGAATGTTATCTCCTCATCACAGACCAAAACTAGCTGTCTTCTTGTTTCAGACATCCATATGAGCTTCACAAAACAAAATCCTGAATTCCAATTGATGTGTTGGCCTATACTGCCACCGTGTGGCTGAATAATAAAAAGGCTAGAACAGCTACACGATAGTTCAACAGTGCAGGTTACGTGTAATCCCAAAGGTGATCTTAAACTCTAAACAGAGCACCATTTGCCCAGTCTGGCTGGTACAGAAACCCCCTTGATACTGTATATAGATGATGCTGTACTACCCTCACAATCTCAGATTAGACTAAAAAGACTAAAAAGACTCATGACTAAATTCTCAAGATACTGCATGGCAGACTGGTTCATGATCAACTATGATAAAACTAaagttataatttttaaaaaggaatgtagGAAATATAAATGGGTCCTCGACAGACATGTAACAGAACAAGTTAATATCTTTAAATACCAGGGAGTTGCTTTTCAGTCCTGGTCATTTTAGATTCAAAAGGAGGCCAGGAGGTGTACAAAGTCAAAGTAGTTACCAAGGATATGTATGGAGTCTAGACTCGGATACTGGGGTTTAATAAATCCTTAGAGACAACACAAACCACTTTTTTTGAGAAACATATTTTGTGTACCATGATGTGTCCCCAATGTAATGATGATCAACTTGCTAGGTATTTAGCATCATTAAATATTCCTAGATACAAGAGAGCATTTTCAACGGCTACATTCAGTGCTTTGCTATCAGCTGTTATGGAAGGCCAATTTGCCAGGATCCCTTGGCTCTTGAGAGTTTGTCAATGCAAAAGTGGCTCAGTCAATATATTAGCCCATGGTCTCCCATACTGTAATTTTGATAAGGATATAAGATCCCAGTTTATCTCACTAGTACCTTCTCTACACTTGGGGAACTTAGATAAATCTATATTTCAATTTTAATAGCAGACTCCAAACCTAAAATTAGAAGGAATATAGCCAAGTGCCTTGATGTAGCAATAAAACCTAGGCCACAATTATTAAAAGGAAGATGAGTTCTGAGTCAAATTTATCTGTATTTTTAGCTATTTCTGATCATGGATTTTATAATATTAATGTGCATGGATTTTGTTATACCCTTAATTTAAAAGGAACAGTTTATTAGCATGAatcttatttttgtttgttttctgctgtGGTTGTCTTAATAAGCATACTGTTTTTGATGTTTAGGGTCTCTAGacttaataaactgaaacttgatttaaaaaaaacctccctaGGATTCTATGTTCctcatgggcagagcaatccaacttgggtAGCCAATGGGGGGGGCAGCAGAAAATTCCACGCCATCCACTTGCCACTAAGAAGCCTCTGGCCCTTCTAAAcacaggcttatttatttatttatttattttattcagcttatatcccgcccgactagcaaacagctctctgggcggcaaacatagaaacatatacaataataaaattacaagatcaat is a genomic window of Rhineura floridana isolate rRhiFlo1 chromosome 1, rRhiFlo1.hap2, whole genome shotgun sequence containing:
- the LOC133375575 gene encoding protocadherin beta-16-like, with the translated sequence MGDYFGRKQGLYLFLFLCLPGALCVSIHYSVPEEKKSGSLVANVLKDLKLGTGELSARRAQLVSKSTKQYFRLDTHSGNLLINDKIDREALCGQTEPCLLLSQIVLENPLELYSIVIEIVDVNDNTPKFSKNEFELDIPEIVSTNMHFPLESAQDEDLGKNSIQNYTLSSNEHFQLDVTNNESGSKYVDLVLKKPLDREKDPHFELTLMALDGGVPQRMGAVRISINVLDINDNSPQFTQSEYKVRLKENSPQDTLVAKVEATDLDSGSNAQITYSFHRVPEKIYHLFHINEITGEVTVWGHVDYEEEINYDINIRATDGGGLSGHCKVQVEVEDVNDNAPEVSIISSTNTIQEDSPLDTVVALFSVTDRDSGDNGKTLCSVDINLPFVLKPTMDNYYQLVVQAPLDREKVAKYNITITAIDRGSPRLTLTRIINVQISDVNDNPPVFEKSSFEMPIQENNIPGLLIGSVHAADLDMERNAKLTYSLLPGKIADSPVASYISVNSKTGNLYALRSLDYEQIMDFKVTVRATDGGSPPLSSEVIVEFVVTDENDNAPFFLYPLQNSTSPCNELVPKSAEAGYLVTKVVAVDGDSGQNSWLSYELLKATDPGLFSIGAQNGEVRTRRPLNERDTSKQRLMIVVRDNGLPPQTSTAMLNVLPVDGFSDPYMKAVEVSNQEHEEDGTLTLSLVICLAAVSFVFLVCIVSFIVIKIYKKDPRGSFIAAPPHFPPARPDIPENCTDSQSGSLSRSYHYDVCLTGGSLSSEFRFLRPLIPVFSVGDPNIPVNHRMPSGSQDIPEQVVEKESREQVRKISFFNYSMHQQN